In Thermococcus sp. M39, the genomic stretch AATCCTTGTTCATAAATTTGGCGTATGCAACTGCAAAGGGCAATAGTAAGATTACTATCAACGCCACAATGTTTTGCCAAACCAAGCTTAGGCTTTCCAATATTGTTCTGTCCTCAAACATGCTACCCCCGAAGAATTGGAAGTTCATTATTTCAATTTTTTGTCCAAAGATTGAACCTACAATTGAGCCGTAATGAGAAGAGGGTACTATGTACATTAAAGTGCGTAAAGTGTGAACGTATTTTTCCCATGCAGGACTATACATTGTAGTTTGATTCGATATTAATGCAGCTTGGAAAAGCTCATCCCTGTACATGAACATTGTAACTATGCTGACTATCATTGGATAAAGGAATTGAAGGAAGAATATGAAAATTATTGCTACAAGGAGAGCTGTTGATGGTTTCTTGATAATGACTGAGAACAGCATGCCAAACACGAGGAAAATTAGGGCATAAATTATCGAGAATGGAAGTGTAGCAAAGAGCATTGCTAGATCTTTTCCAGTTATTGTTACCCCAAAGAGGAGGGAAAATGCTAAGGTTAGGGAATAGAAAATCAGAACTCCAACTGTAATTGTGAGAGCTGATCCAAAAAACTTGCCAAGAAGGAACTGATCCCTATAAACCGGCTTGCTGAGTGTAATCTTGATTGTTCCCTGCTCAATCTCTCTGTTTATCAAGTCATATCCAAGCAAACCCCCTAAAAAAGGTAGCAGATTGCTTAAAGCTCCTGAAAATGAAGAGACAAACATCATTTGGAAAGGGGACGTTCCAGCATACAGTTGCCTATACATCTCTCCAACTTCGGGATTTCCAAGCACGATATTTTTAATCATATATGCAAAGCTCAGTGATAGCAGGACAAACAGAGCAACCATTATCGCGAATCTTTTTGTTTTAATCTGCACGTAAACTTCTTTCATGGCGATGTTGAGAATCGGATTCATTCCGCTCACCTGTAAAGTTTGCTTTACATACTTTTCTAGCATAGCTACTTATAAATTTTACGATAAAGAAAAGAAAATTTACTCTTTCTCAAGAATAACTGCAGTGCCGTATGCAAAAATCTCAGCGGCTCCAGCGGCAATGCTTGAGGTCATGAAGCGAACACCAATGACGGCATTTGCTCCCATACTCTTTGCATGCTCAATCATTCTTTGAATAGCAACTTCTCTAGCTTCTGCAAGCATCTCGGTGTACTCTTTAACCTCCCCACCTACTATGTTTCTCAACCCAGCGAGAATGTCCTTCCCAATGTGCTTGGCCCTAACAGTTGCTCCTCTGGCTATTCCAAGAACTTTAACAACCCTATATCCGGGAACATGCTCGGTAGTTGCAATAATAAATTCTTCCATAATACCACCTCCAAATACCTCGGACTTCGATGTATTCTAGGATTTCAAAGCTTAAATACTTTTCCATTGTAGAAAGAATGGTGATTGCATGAAGCTCACTCACGTAGACGAAAAAGGTGTTAAGATGGTGGAAGTTGGCCATAAAGATGTTGTGTTCAGAAAGGCAATTGCTAAGGGAAAGATAAAGCTCAAACCAGAGACAATAAAGCTTATTCAAGAAGGCAAGACTAAAAAAGGGAATGTACTTGCAGCTGCACAGATAGCTGGAATCCTAGCAGTGAAGAGAACTTGGGAAATAATACCTCTATGCCATCCTATTCCGCTAACTGGAGTTGATATCAGCTTTGAGTTTGGAGAAGATTACATTGAAGCAACTTGTGAAGTTAGAGCTTACTACAAAACAGGGGTCGAGATGGAAGCTTTAACAGGAGTTAGTGTCGCTTTACTTACAATCTGGGACATGGTAAAAGCTGTAGAAAAAGACGAGAAAGGACAGTATCCAGTTACGAGGATTTATGACATTAGAGTTGTTGAGAAGGTGAAGGAGAAGTGATTCTGCAGTTCATCTTAGGCATGCTGTTTGTTTTCGCTTATATTGTGGCAATTTACACAGTCCTGACCGAGAAGAGCATTAAAAGGGCTGTTGCTTTAGTTCCAGCTGTATTTCTGCTGATATTTCTAGGAAGTGAAGCGGGAGAAAGGTTTGTTAATTCAAGCAATTCACTCATAGCATGGCTTCTCGGCATATTTGTGGGATATCTTCTCATTGTAAAGTTCTTCCGCAAAAAGCTTGATTCTATGCCAGCTGAGATGACTGGTGAAGGAGTTGCCGCTTACATAATCTTCGGACCGATAGTTATGCTGATCTTTATGGTAGTAGCTTTGTTGATTCTCTAATTTTTATTTATCACTCTCTACAGTATCCTAACAGATAGTACTCCAGAATCTTGAGAAGCTCCTTTATAATAAAATATCCTCCGATTGCAAAGAAGAACGTTAAAAGAGGAACCTTCTTTGTTAAATAGGTTATGGCAAATGCTATAGGCGACCAAACAAGAAGCGGTTGGAATTCCATAAGGATCCGTGATTTTTTGGAATTTTGGCTTAAAATGAGCTTTTTTAGTGTCGCTTCATCATGAACTAAGTAAGCGTCTTGCTTTGAAATTCCTTCTTTAGTTAAGGGCTTTTCGCTGATTACGAGTAGATTCCCATTGTTCTCGAATTTCATCAAATAAACATACTTCTCGCTGATTGCTGATGCGAGAAGAGAATCAACTTTAAGCTCTGCATCGTAGGAGTCCTCGTAAAATTCAATGAACTTAATGCTTCTCAGCTTCAACCCTTCTTTAATTTTCTCTTTCTCAAATTTTAGCTTCCAAATTCTCAGGTGATATCTTGGGCTGATGAGCTTCCCAAACAGCATAACAACTGATACACATTAAAAATTTTAAACTTTGTGTTGTATTATTGCAGGAAAATATTCATAAACTTCTGTGATAAGCATCAAGAGATGAAGCTCAACAGCGAAGCGAGAGCAATCTACAAAAGTATTCGTGAAGAGATAAAGAGAAGAATCCAGCTTAAGGAGAGCCTAGCGTATCTTGACGAGTTTGAACCAACGAATGATAAAAATGAGGTTCTAAGGAGACAGGCTTATTTTAAAGAGAACCTTCCAAAAATCGTGCCAGAACTGAAGGAAATATTGGCCAAAATCAAACCAATTCGTTTTAAAAAGGATTTTCTGCACGATAGGCTTTTAGTTGTTGATGAAAGTGAGATTGAAAAAGCCCAAGCTTTGGGAGTGTGTGAGGTCTCAACAGAGCCTTTGGAGGGGTATGATTTAATTTTAAGCACCATAGGGATTGGAATTGACGTCGAGCTGAGCATAAGTGAAATCGCTCCCGAGCTCTATATCATGCCTCTTTGGGAAAATCGGGAGACCTTGAAAGCTTTGGTTCAAATTGGTAATATCCTTGAAGAGAAGAGCGTTGCTGAGCCAATTTTAGAAAAATTAAAAGAATTAGAAGAAGTTATGAAGCGGAGGGAATTACTCGACAATCTTGATGAGCTAATAGCAGAGGAAGAGAGAAAACTGAATGAGAAGATAGCAGAGAAACTTGAGAAGTTCAGCCTAACTTTGACTGGTAAAGAATTATTGGAGTTCTTAAAAGATCTTAGGGAAGGAAACTATGAGGCAATATTTAAGCATTTCAGTGAAATTGAGAGCGAAATCCTTGAGGAAATAAATGAAGCGGAGAAAAGGCTCAGTGAAAAGCTAAACTTTACTGTCGAGCTGTTTTCACGAGAAAACCTCTATCCTGTGGAAGTATCTCCAGAGAGCATTGAGGCTTTACGTCGGGAACTGGAAAGGGAACTCAAGGTAGAGATGTATTTGAAGAGCCGGGAAATTCTTGATGAAATAAAGCACCTCATACCAAAGCTTAGAGAGGAGATAAACAGAGCATATGAGCTGGAATTTTTAAGGGCAGTGAAAGAATTTACAGAAGGATTTGCATTCCCAGAGCTGATTGAATGGGGAATCGGATTCATAAATGGGAGACATCTGTTCATTAAAAATCCTCAGCCTGTTAGCTATGTTGTTGGGAAAGTCCCAATAGAGTTTGATGGTGTAAATGGTGAGAGGGTTGTTATTTTGACAGGTGCAAACAGCGGTGGGAAGACTTCGCTGCTTGAGCTTATCTCTCAAATAGTAATTTTGACTCATATGGGCTTTCCAGTTAATGCCGAGAAAGCTTGGGTCGAGGTTTTAGACGAGCTTTTCTTCTTCAAACGGAAGCGGTCTATTTACGGTGCGGGAGCTTTTGAAACAGCCTTAAAGAGCTTTGTGAGAGCACTGACAAGTGATGGGAGAAAGCTGATTTTGATTGACGAGTTTGAAGCAATAACTGAGCCAGGCGCTGCTGTCAAGATAATAGCAGAGCTCTTGAAGATTGCTTATGAAAAAGGATTTTACGTCATCATTGTCTCTCATTTAGGAGAAGACTTGAAGAAAGAACTGCCGTTTGCGAGAGTTGATGGGATCGAAGCTCAAGGCTTAGATGAAAACCTTAACTTAATTGTTGACAGACAGCCAAAGTTTGGGGTTTTAGGTAAAAGCACCCCAGAGCTGATTGTTGAAAAGCTTTACCGCACCAAGAGGGGAAAAGAGAAGGAGATTTTTGAGAGGGTGTGGAAAGCGTTCACTTAATCCACTTTCTCTCTCTTACATACCTACCTCTGCTCTCAATCTCCTCTATCTTCTCTTTCAGCTCTTGGGCTTTCTCTTTCCCCCTAACTTCTCCATAACCCTCAAGAACAGCCTCAAAACCTTTTTCAAACCACTTATAGTGGGTGCTTTCCATAGCTCTCTTTAGGAGATGTAAATCAACCCCTTGAGCTTCAACT encodes the following:
- a CDS encoding ABC transporter permease subunit; this encodes MNPILNIAMKEVYVQIKTKRFAIMVALFVLLSLSFAYMIKNIVLGNPEVGEMYRQLYAGTSPFQMMFVSSFSGALSNLLPFLGGLLGYDLINREIEQGTIKITLSKPVYRDQFLLGKFFGSALTITVGVLIFYSLTLAFSLLFGVTITGKDLAMLFATLPFSIIYALIFLVFGMLFSVIIKKPSTALLVAIIFIFFLQFLYPMIVSIVTMFMYRDELFQAALISNQTTMYSPAWEKYVHTLRTLMYIVPSSHYGSIVGSIFGQKIEIMNFQFFGGSMFEDRTILESLSLVWQNIVALIVILLLPFAVAYAKFMNKDLR
- a CDS encoding YbjQ family protein, producing MEEFIIATTEHVPGYRVVKVLGIARGATVRAKHIGKDILAGLRNIVGGEVKEYTEMLAEAREVAIQRMIEHAKSMGANAVIGVRFMTSSIAAGAAEIFAYGTAVILEKE
- the moaC gene encoding cyclic pyranopterin monophosphate synthase MoaC, producing MKLTHVDEKGVKMVEVGHKDVVFRKAIAKGKIKLKPETIKLIQEGKTKKGNVLAAAQIAGILAVKRTWEIIPLCHPIPLTGVDISFEFGEDYIEATCEVRAYYKTGVEMEALTGVSVALLTIWDMVKAVEKDEKGQYPVTRIYDIRVVEKVKEK
- a CDS encoding endonuclease MutS2, with product MKLNSEARAIYKSIREEIKRRIQLKESLAYLDEFEPTNDKNEVLRRQAYFKENLPKIVPELKEILAKIKPIRFKKDFLHDRLLVVDESEIEKAQALGVCEVSTEPLEGYDLILSTIGIGIDVELSISEIAPELYIMPLWENRETLKALVQIGNILEEKSVAEPILEKLKELEEVMKRRELLDNLDELIAEEERKLNEKIAEKLEKFSLTLTGKELLEFLKDLREGNYEAIFKHFSEIESEILEEINEAEKRLSEKLNFTVELFSRENLYPVEVSPESIEALRRELERELKVEMYLKSREILDEIKHLIPKLREEINRAYELEFLRAVKEFTEGFAFPELIEWGIGFINGRHLFIKNPQPVSYVVGKVPIEFDGVNGERVVILTGANSGGKTSLLELISQIVILTHMGFPVNAEKAWVEVLDELFFFKRKRSIYGAGAFETALKSFVRALTSDGRKLILIDEFEAITEPGAAVKIIAELLKIAYEKGFYVIIVSHLGEDLKKELPFARVDGIEAQGLDENLNLIVDRQPKFGVLGKSTPELIVEKLYRTKRGKEKEIFERVWKAFT